A single region of the Brassica rapa cultivar Chiifu-401-42 chromosome A03, CAAS_Brap_v3.01, whole genome shotgun sequence genome encodes:
- the LOC117132624 gene encoding uncharacterized protein At4g04775-like translates to MSSEWKHCGDEGERGMPKTCRCGEASLIRTSKTYENPGRLFHCCPNGSKKEKNHLLKWTDEAVVEEIDDIKDSYGQKIKEMNDVIVEFEKEIEEMKTTVYGCDKEFKDFVVEHFMCNLPGIKEATNKLSLSEGINMGLIGPIV, encoded by the exons ATGAGTTCAGAATGGAAACACTGTGGTGATGAAGGGGAGAGAGGAATGCCTAAAACTTGTAGATGTGGAGAAGCTTCTTTAATTAGAACTTCAAAAACCTATGAAAATCCAGGGAGGCTTTTCCATTGTTGTCCAAATGgatcaaaaaaggaaaaaaaccaTTTGCTTAAGTGGACAGATGAAGCAGTTGTGGAAGAGATTGATGATATAAAGGACAGCTACGGGCAGAAGATAAAAGAGATGAATGACGTCATTGTTGAATTTGAGAAGGAGATAGAAGAGATGAAAACTACCGTCTACGGTTGTGATAAAGAGTTTAAAGATTTCGTTGTTGAG CATTTTATGTGTAACTTACCTGGAATTAAGGAAGCAACTAACAAGTTGTCATTGTCTGAAGGGATCAACATGGGACTTATTGGACCTATAGTATAa
- the LOC117132625 gene encoding DNA polymerase delta small subunit-like, which translates to MAALVRRRAQRKERKLMTVRWIVSVGGEKEAKKEAFKKYLEFSGVIDSLTKDLGLAAQIVHVVIAATLLNSPDMSYKDQSILYEPIKELDIMLNQTVLVDAGVSVDIISGVNDPPPISCLFPRSAPYNTFRSCRNLHSFDVDNIRFLGTYGKKINDLHKYSEAKSKLDFVERALRWRHLASTAPNTLRSEGQLVRLICIPKFCEIGIAVAKN; encoded by the exons ATGGCGGCTTTGGTGCGTCGTAGGGCACAGCGTAAGGAGAGGAAGTTGATGACCGTACGGTGGATTGTTTCCGTCGGAGGA GAGAAAGAAGCAAAGAAAGAAGCTTTCAAGAAGTATTTAGAGTTCAGTGGAGTTATTGATTCTCTCACCAAAG ATCTAGGCCTTGCAGCACAGATAGTTCATGTGGTAATTGCTGCAACTTTGTTGAATTCCCCC GACATGTCCTACAAAGATCAGTCAATACTGTATGAGCCCATCAAAGAGCTTGATATCATGTTAAACCAA aCTGTTTTAGTAGATGCAGGAGTTTCAGTAGATATAATTTCAGGCGTGAATGATCCA CCACCGATCAGTTGCCTTTTCCCCCGATCAGCACCTTATAACACCTTCAGATCATGTAGAAATCTTCACTCATTTGATGTGGATAATATCAG ATTTCTTGGAACTTATGGTAAGAAAATCAATGACCTTCACAAGTACTCAGAAGCTAAAAGCAAGCTTGATTTTGTCGAAAGAGCACTGAGGTGGAGACATCTTGCTTCCACTGCACCTAATACACTCA GGTCAGAAGGTCAGCTGGTTAGGTTGATCTGCATTCCTAAATTTTGTGAGATCGGTATTGCTGTTGCA AAGAACTAA
- the LOC103860650 gene encoding protein JINGUBANG-like has translation MHHKASSRDTNSQNFPKLKSVETDPDPDIYDITYVDVSPSVGSTSPLSKSPWIAHVDPTDLEPPHSGIKSTANTREPKNYSPNILMGSLFREEGHIYSLATSGDLLYTGSDSKNIRVWKNQTEFSSFKSNSGLVKAIVLAGDKIFTGHQDGKIRVWKVSSKDSNIFRRIGTMPVFRDYLRNSITPSSYFSFMRKNPTSTSAQGFRHVDAISCLTLSEDNKLLYSGSWDQTFKVWRISDLRCLESVKAHDDAVNAVVSGFDGLVFSGSADGTVKVWRREDQAKETKHFFSETLLKQDCAVTAIAVDQSATLVYCGSSDGTVNFWERDNNMKNGGVLKGHKLAVLCLVAAGSLLFSGSADLGIRVWRRPERGDGRGGDVGGGGGEHVCIAVLKGHAGPVKCMAVERDQESASGEKRWIVYSGSLDRSVKMWRVSESSPPIEDQSSDPFDGPTELTMAPSFSGKGRE, from the coding sequence ATGCATCACAAGGCTTCAAGCAGAGACACCAACAGCCAGAACTTTCCAAAACTCAAGAGTGTAGAAACTGATCCAGATCCTGACATTTATGACATAACATACGTCGATGTCTCTCCCTCTGTCGGCTCCACTTCTCCTTTATCCAAGTCCCCATGGATCGCACACGTCGATCCCACCGACCTGGAACCGCCCCATTCGGGGATAAAGTCCACAGCCAACACAAGAGAACCTAAAAACTACTCACCTAACATCCTCATGGGCTCTCTCTTCCGCGAAGAAGGCCATATATATTCTCTAGCCACATCTGGCGACCTACTCTACACGGGATCTGACTCCAAGAACATTAGGGTTTGGAAAAACCAAACCGAGTTCTCGAGTTTTAAATCCAACAGCGGTTTGGTCAAAGCCATTGTCCTAGCTGGAGACAAGATCTTCACCGGACACCAAGACGGGAAGATCCGCGTGTGGAAAGTCTCGTCCAAAGACTCCAACATCTTTCGACGTATAGGAACCATGCCGGTTTTTCGAGACTACCTAAGAAACTCCATCACGCCTTCTTCGTACTTCAGCTTCATGAGAAAGAACCCGACCAGCACCAGCGCTCAGGGGTTCCGCCACGTGGACGCGATCTCGTGCCTCACGTTGAGCGAAGACAACAAGCTTTTGTACTCCGGGTCGTGGGACCAGACGTTTAAAGTGTGGAGGATCTCGGACCTCAGATGCTTGGAGTCGGTGAAGGCCCACGACGACGCCGTAAACGCCGTCGTTTCCGGTTTCGACGGTTTGGTTTTCTCCGGTTCGGCGGACGGTACGGTTAAGGTGTGGAGGAGAGAGGACCAAGCTAAGGAGACGAAACATTTCTTCTCCGAGACGCTGCTGAAACAAGACTGCGCCGTTACGGCGATCGCGGTTGATCAGAGCGCGACGTTAGTTTACTGCGGTTCGTCTGACGGAACCGTTAACTTCTGGGAGCGGGATAATAACATGAAAAACGGCGGCGTTTTGAAGGGGCATAAGCTCGCGGTGCTCTGCCTCGTGGCTGCGGGGAGCTTGTTGTTCAGTGGCTCGGCTGATCTCGGGATTCGCGTTTGGAGGAGACCGGAACGTGGTGACGGCAGAGGCGGAGAcgttggaggaggaggaggagagcaCGTGTGTATTGCGGTGTTGAAGGGACATGCAGGTCCGGTGAAGTGTATGGCAGTGGAGAGAGATCAAGAATCGGCTTCGGGTGAGAAACGGTGGATCGTGTACAGTGGGAGTTTAGATAGGTCGGTGAAGATGTGGCGTGTGTCGGAGAGTTCGCCGCCTATTGAAGACCAGTCATCGGATCCGTTTGATGGTCCGACTGAATTAACGATGGCTCCTAGCTTCTCGGGTAAAGGGAGAGAATGA
- the LOC117132626 gene encoding GDSL esterase/lipase At3g50400 — protein sequence MAIVSRANSPPNGIGFKPSRGNPTGRFTNGRTIADIVGEKLGQPNYAVPYLAPNASGDVLLNGVNCALCSGGIHSAAGSVFSMDLLKHPALTLDYWAHLAKKRKYV from the exons ATGGCAATCGTGTCTAGAGCTAATAGTCCTCCTAATGGCATTGGTTTCAAACCATCCCGTGGCAATCCAACCGGCCGGTTTACCAATGGCCGTACTATAGCTGATATCGTTG GAGAAAAGCTAGGGCAACCAAATTATGCAGTTCCATATCTAGCACCAAACGCAAGTGGTGATGTATTACTAAATGGTGTGAATTGCGCATTATGTAGTGGTGGAATTCACAGTGCTGCTGGAAGTGTATTT TCCATGGACCTTCTAAAACATCCAGCATTAACACTTGACTACTGGGCTCATTTAGCTAAAAAACGGAAATACGTGTAA
- the LOC103860654 gene encoding dof zinc finger protein DOF3.4 — protein sequence MTTSDSGESRRTAMRPHGGITGLPPATEQQEQLPCPRCDSTNTKFCYYNNYNFSQPRHFCKSCRRYWTHGGTLRDIPVGGGTRKAAKRSRTCSSSAGVLNAPLQATPVLFPQTSLSNDVCHAVTENDGKGSSLSLCGSFTSLLNQNANAASATTHGTGGFGSGLGSGYDDVSFGLGRAAWPFSTVGDAATTNVGSNGGHHAVQIPATWQFEGLESSNAGGFVPGEYFAWPDLSITTPVSSLK from the coding sequence ATGACGACGTCTGACTCCGGCGAATCACGACGCACGGCGATGAGGCCTCACGGCGGAATAACGGGGCTTCCACCGGCCACGGAGCAGCAAGAGCAGCTCCCGTGTCCTCGCTGCGACTCAACCAACACCAAGTTCTGTTACTACAACAACTACAACTTCTCCCAGCCTCGCCACTTCTGCAAATCCTGCCGCCGTTACTGGACTCACGGCGGAACTCTTCGCGACATTCCCGTCGGCGGCGGCACTCGCAAAGCCGCGAAACGCTCCCGCACTTGCTCCTCCTCCGCCGGAGTCCTCAACGCTCCGTTGCAAGCGACGCCTGTTCTCTTCCCTCAAACGTCGCTCTCTAACGACGTTTGCCACGCCGTTACCGAGAACGACGGAAAGGGAAGTTCTTTGTCTCTCTGCGGCAGTTTCACGTCTCTCCTGAACCAAAACGCCAACGCAGCGAGTGCCACGACGCATGGAACAGGCGGGTTTGGAAGCGGACTCGGGTCGGGTTATGATGACGTCAGCTTTGGACTCGGAAGAGCGGCTTGGCCGTTTTCGACCGTGGGCGACGCTGCAACGACGAATGTGGGGAGTAACGGTGGTCATCACGCGGTTCAGATACCCGCCACGTGGCAGTTCGAGGGTTTAGAGAGCAGCAACGCCGGTGGGTTCGTTCCCGGTGAGTACTTTGCGTGGCCGGACCTCTCCATCACAACACCAGTGAGCTCACTCAAATGA
- the LOC103860653 gene encoding pentatricopeptide repeat-containing protein At3g50420 codes for MPLNELASSVVELTRRCVSTTALKRARQLHALVLTGGAAHDSPYASNNLISMYVRCGSLEQARKLFDTMPQRNVVSYNALCSAYSRNQSHASYAFGLVTRMASESLKPNSSTFTSLVQVCALLEDVLMGSLLHSQIIKVGFLDNVVVQTSVLGMYSSCNELESARRVFECVEGGDAVVWNTMISGSLRNDEVEEGLALFRTMLMSGVVPTQFTYSMVLSACSKLGSYSLGKVIHARIIVSDGLADSVVENALLDMYCSCGDVKEALFVFERIHNPNLIAWNSIISGCSENGFGEEAILMYGRLRRRSTPRPDEYTLSAVICATGETERFVHGKLFHGQVMKLGYERSVFVGTTLLSMYFKNGEAEAAQKVFDVIRERDIVLWTEMIVGQSRVGNSECAVQLFVEMYREKNRTDGFSLSSVLGACSDMALLRQGEVFHSLTVKTGFDSVMSVCGALVDMYGKTGKYSAAESVFSLVSNPDLKCWNSMLGAYSQHGMLEKALSFFEQILQNGLTPDAVTYLSLLVACSHSGSTRQGKFLWNQMKERGIKAGFKHYSCMVNLVSKAGLVDEALELIQESLPGNNQTELWRTLLSACVNTRNLQMGLYAAEQILRLDPEDTATYILLSNLYAVKGRWEDVAEMRRKIRGLASAKDPGLSWIEVNNNGTQVFSSGDQSNTEVIQVQDELHRLKSNMLCRSSSPSIEQDQFLTRPNCSH; via the coding sequence ATGCCACTTAACGAACTAGCTTCTTCCGTCGTCGAGCTTACACGGAGATGCGTTTCGACCACCGCACTAAAACGGGCGCGTCAGCTCCACGCACTCGTCCTCACCGGGGGCGCAGCTCACGACTCTCCGTACGCAAGCAACAACCTCATCTCGATGTACGTGAGGTGCGGCTCTCTAGAACAAGCGCGGAAGCTGTTCGACACAATGCCTCAGAGAAACGTGGTTTCTTACAACGCGCTTTGTTCAGCGTATTCCCGGAACCAAAGCCACGCAAGTTACGCTTTTGGTCTGGTAACCCGTATGGCGTCTGAGTCCTTGAAGCCCAATAGCTCGACTTTCACTAGCTTAGTGCAGGTCTGCGCTTTGCTCGAGGATGTTTTGATGGGATCTTTGCTACATTCTCAGATCATAAAGGTTGGATTTTTAGACAATGTGGTTGTCCAGACATCGGTTTTGGGGATGTACTCTAGTTGTAATGAGTTAGAATCCGCAAGGAGGGTCTTTGAGTGTGTAGAAGGTGGAGATGCGGTGGTTTGGAACACGATGATATCTGGGAGTTTGAGAAATGATGAGGTAGAAGAAGGACTTGCGCTGTTTAGAACCATGTTGATGTCTGGTGTTGTTCCAACGCAGTTCACGTATTCGATGGTGCTGAGTGCTTGTAGTAAGTTGGGAAGCTATTCACTGGGGAAAGTAATCCATGCCCGGATAATAGTCTCGGATGGTTTAGCTGATTCAGTTGTGGAGAACGCACTTCTAGATATGTATTGCAGTTGTGGGGATGTGAAAGAAGCGCTCTTTGTGTTTGAGAGGATTCATAACCCAAATTTGATTGCATGGAACTCGATTATCTCGGGTTGTTCAGAGAATGGATTTGGAGAGGAAGCGATTCTTATGTATGGAAGGTTACGGAGGAGGTCCACACCGAGGCCAGATGAATATACTCTCTCTGCTGTTATATGTGCGACAGGGGAAACAGAGAGGTTCGTCCATGGAAAGCTTTTCCATGGACAGGTAATGAAATTGGGATATGAAAGGAGTGTTTTTGTTGGGACAACGCTCCTGTCCATGTACTTCAAGAACGGGGAAGCTGAAGCTGCTCAGAAGGTGTTTGACGTGATTAGAGAGAGGGATATTGTTCTGTGGACTGAGATGATCGTTGGACAATCGAGAGTAGGAAACAGCGAGTGTGCTGTCCAACTCTTCGTTGAAATGTACAGAGAGAAAAATAGAACTGATGGTTTTTCCCTGAGCAGTGTCTTGGGAGCGTGTTCAGATATGGCATTGCTAAGACAAGGTGAAGTGTTCCATTCTCTTACCGTGAAGACAGGATTCGATAGTGTGATGTCGGTATGTGGAGCCTTAGTAGACATGTATGGGAAAACCGGAAAATACAGTGCTGCAGAATCAGTATTCTCTCTTGTTTCAAATCCGGATTTGAAATGTTGGAACTCAATGCTAGGAGCTTATAGTCAACATGGAATGTTAGAAAAGGCTCTGAGTTTCTTTGAACAGATCCTACAAAACGGTCTCACCCCTGATGCAGTAACGTACTTGTCTTTACTAGTAGCCTGCAGCCACAGCGGATCAACTCGGCAAGGTAAGTTCCTGTGGAACCAAATGAAGGAGAGAGGCATCAAAGCCGGATTTAAGCACTATTCTTGCATGGTGAATTTGGTATCTAAAGCTGGGTTAGTAGACGAAGCACTGGAACTGATACAAGAGTCTCTTCCTGGAAATAACCAAACAGAGCTCTGGAGAACTCTGTTAAGCGCATGTGTCAACACAAGAAACTTGCAGATGGGGCTATACGCGGCTGAGCAGATCCTGAGACTTGATCCAGAAGACACTGCAACATACATACTACTGTCGAATCTTTATGCGGTGAAAGGAAGATGGGAGGATGTTGCAGAGATGAGAAGGAAGATTAGAGGATTAGCTTCTGCTAAAGATCCAGGATTGAGCTGGATTGAAGTGAACAACAACGGTACTCAAGTTTTCTCCTCTGGGGATCAGTCTAACACAGAAGTAATACAAGTGCAAGATGAATTACATAGGTTAAAGAGTAATATGTTGTGTagatcatcatcaccatccaTTGAACAAGATCAATTCCTTACAAGACCTAACTGTTCCCATTAA
- the LOC103861127 gene encoding methylesterase 10 gives MQTQHMQQQHHHHFVLVHGSCHGAWCWFKLAGKLKGNGQRVTAIELGGSGIDKRRLDEVRSVSEYLEPLMSFMESLPEEEKVVLVGHSYGGIGTSLAMERFPTKISVGIFISAYMPHHESPPSVLIQEYFKRLPDGFAMDCEFTFEEGPGQPPSSVMFGNSFMKEKAYSNCQSEDLELAMTLVKPSRLYPKEMEGKDLLTKERYGSMKRVFIVCEGDNVVPEEIQRWMISNYEPNEVKVVEEAGHMAMITKPQQLSLLLQEIAAKYN, from the exons ATGCAAACACAGCACATGCAACAACAACACCACCACCATTTCGTGCTTGTCCACGGATCATGTCATGGGGCATGGTGCTGGTTCAAGCTGGCGGGAAAGCTCAAGGGCAATGGTCAACGAGTGACAGCTATTGAACTTGGTGGGTCCGGTATCGACAAGAGGAGGCTCGACGAGGTTCGTTCTGTCTCCGAGTATCTAGAGCCTTTGATGAGTTTCATGGAGTCTCTCCCTGAGGAAGAGAAGGTGGTCCTTGTTGGTCATAGCTATGGTGGCATTGGAACCTCTCTCGCTATGGAAAGGTTTCCGACCAAAATCTCTGTCGGAATCTTCATCTCTGCTTATATGCCACACCATGAGTCTCCTCCTTCCGTTCTCATTCAAGAG TATTTCAAACGTCTCCCTGATGGATTCGCCATGGATTGTGAGTTTACATTTGAGGAAGGACCAGGACAGCCGCCAAGTTCAGTTATGTTCGGTAATAGCTTCATGAAGGAGAAGGCATATAGTAACTGCCAGTCAGAG GATCTAGAACTAGCCATGACGTTGGTGAAACCGAGCAGGTTATACCCAAAGGAAATGGAAGGTAAAGATTTGCTGACCAAGGAGAGGTATGGATCTATGAAGAGAGTGTTTATCGTCTGCGAAGGTGACAATGTGGTTCCAGAGGAGATTCAGAGGTGGATGATTAGTAACTACGAACCTAATGAAGTGAAAGTGGTCGAAGAAGCTGGTCACATGGCTATGATCACCAAGCCTCAACAGCTTTCTCTACTGTTACAGGAAATAGCAGCAAAATACAACTGA